The Alcaligenes faecalis sequence AGTTCCTGGTTGCAGGTCATGAAGGAGTCACACCGCGTCCGCTTGCCAAAGTGGCCTCTGGCGGCGAATTAGCCCGAATTTCCCTGGCGCTGTCTGTTATCGCCAGTCAAGCGGCTCGTGTACCTACCTTGATTTTTGATGAAGTGGATACCGGGGTGGGTGGCGCAGTGGCCGAAGTGGTCGGGCGTTTGTTGCAAGAGTTGGGGGCCCGTCACCAAGTCTTGTGCGTGACCCATCTTCCCCAAGTGGCTGCCTGTGGGAACCATCACCTGAAAGTCGAGAAAACAACCGAGCAAGGTCAGACTTTTTCCTCGATCCGCCCCTTGACGCAAGATGAACGGGTCGATGAGATTGCCCGTATGCTAGGTGGCCTGAAAATTACACAAACCACGCGTGAACATGCACAGGAAATGCTGGCGCGGCAGTAACAACACGTTTAAAACACAAACCAAACCACCAGTGCCTGTGGCAACTGGTGGTTTTTCTATATCCGGCTGTGATGCCCTACAACCCCGGATCTGACTGTTCTTTGAATTTTCAGGATGCCCCCTTGGCGATCCTGCCCCCAATCGTCAGATCCTGAACCTACGGGCCAGCAACAACCGGATTAACTACGCAAACCGGGCTTGACCTGCTTACCCGCTTCCGAACACTTGGGGCAAATACCGTAAAGCAACATCGTGTGGCTCTCCAGCACAAAACCGTGGTCTTGAGCGACCTGATGCTGACGGGCTTCGATATTGCTGTCGGTAAACTCTTCCACAGCGCCGCAGTTGGTGCAAATCAGGTGATCATGGTGATCACCATCGTTCAGTTCAAAGACGGCCTTGCCCCCGTCAAACTGGCTACGTACCAGAATCCCGGCTTGTTCAAACTGAGTCAACACACGGTATACCGTGGCCAAACCAATATCGACCTCTTCGGCAATGAGTAGACGGTAAACGTCTTCAGCACTCAGGTGTCGTTGACCGTCCTGATCGGAGCGGCGAAAAATGTCCAGAATCTTCAGGCGCGGGAACGTCGCCTTAAGCCCCATGTTCTTCAGTTCATTTTGATCGTTCATGGCTAAATTATCGCATCTTGATGGGGATGGATCTCAAGTCCGTTCTGGTTAAAAACCAGCTCGTCTTGAGGCGGTTCAACGCGCAATTCATGCGCTTTTTCCTAAACCCTTATATGATAACGATTTTATTCCTACTGGGGCATTTCGTGCAGAAGAAGGCCAATTCATTCACTCCTGTCATCCGCGCCGTACTCGCAGCCAGCCTGGCTGCCGCCGCCCTGAGCGCCTGCGGATCCTCCAAATGGGGCTTCCCATACCGCGCCGATATTCAGCAGGGGAACTGGATCACTGCAGAGCAAGTGGCCCGCCTGCAATCGGGGATGACTCGCGAACAGGTACGTTATCTGCTGGGCTCACCGACCTTGCAAGACATTTTCCACGCCGACCGTTGGGACTACCCCTACCTGAACCAGCCTGGCTACGGCAAGACCGAGCAGCGTACCTTCACCGTCTGGTTTGAAGGCGACACCCTGGTTCGCTGGCAAGGTGACGAACAACCTGACCGCCAACCCTTCGAGCGCAGCGATACCGGCAAAAAACAAACTCCGCCCCCCGCTGACGCCGAAAATGCAGCGCCAACGCCCAGCGTGAGCGGCAACCAGCCCACGCTTTAAGCTTTACGTTAAGGACACTGGATACATGCGCATTGCCATTGCTGGCGCAGACGGCCGTATGGGCCGTATGCTGATTGAAGCTGTTTTGAACAGTACCGACCTGACACTGACCGCCGCCTTGGACCACAGCGGCTCCAAAGCCATCGGCCAGGACGCAGGAGCCTTTCTGGGTAAAGACACAGGCCTCAAGATCACGGACGATTTGAACGCCCTGGCCCAAGCCGACTGCCTGATTGATTTCACCCGCCCCGAAGGTACCCTGGCTCATCTGGATGCCTGCGTCCAACACGGCACCCGCCTGGTGATTGGCACAACCGGCTTTTCTGAAGCAGAGAAACAACAGATTCTGGCGGCTGGCCGCGAGATTGCCATTGTCTTTGCTCCGAACATGAGCGTAGGCGTCAATGCCACCCTGAAATTGATTGAAATGGCGGCTGCCTTGCTGAACCAAGGCTACGACGCCGAGGTGTTTGAAGCCCACCACCGCAACAAGGTGGATGCACCATCGGGCACGGCCTTGGCCATGGGTGAAGCCATCGCCAAGACCTGGGGCGAGTCCCTGAACGATGTGGCCGACTGGGCCCGTCACGGCCACACCGGTGCCCGTCAGGATGGCCGCATTGGTTTTTCCGTCGTCCGTGGTGGCGACATTGTGGGCGATCACACCGTGTTTTTCTGCGGCGAAGGCGAACGCATCGAGATCTCGCACCGCTCCAGCAGCCGTGCCGGTTATGCCAATGGCAGCCTGCGTGCCGCCCGTTTCCTGGGCGATAAAAGCACTGGCCTGTACACCATGCAGGACGTGCTGGGGCTGTAAGTTCCTGACTTGCCAATACTTTGCCAAAAAGCCGGCTCGAAAGCCGGCTTTTTGACGCTGTACCACATCAAGCCAGTTGACCTTCTTTTTCTCTAATTGGCAGCCTGCCAGAATTCCAGAGAGAAAATCAACAGACCTGAACAGATACTCCCTTCGCCAACATCACTCGATACCTCCGCGATCGGCTGTTTCTGAACACACACCCAGCAGCAGGCATTTCATCTTGAATATCAGTACATATTCAAAAAGAAATACCGAATACAATCACAGCCAACGATACAAAAGCAGTCACAAAGCTGCATTGCCCCCACGGAGACACTCAATGAATATCCCCTCCTCCTCGGATGACATGTTGCTGGCAACCCAGGCGTTTCAGGCATTTCGTCATTTATTGGCGACCGGACAGGTACGTGCGGGGCAGATGGTGTCGATGGCGGAGCTGATGAAATTAAGCGACTTTCCACTGGCTCCGGTGCGCGAGGCCGTCAAGCGCGCGGCGGCTGCCGGGCTGGTTTCTATCCTGCCCAAGCGGGGAGTGCTGGTTCTGGAGGCAACCACGGAAGCACTACGGGAATGCTTTCAATTGCGCTGTGTCTTCGATCAGGAAGGAGCCAGGATATTGGCAAGCTGTGCCACGCCGCCCGCACTGGAGGGCTTGCGGGACAAACACGAGAAAATTCTGGAACAAGCGCAAAGCGGCCTTGTCACCACGTCCCTGCAGATTCAGGCCATGGAAGTGGACTGGGCCTTGCATCGTTATCTGGCACAGGCACTGCAAAACCGCTCGGCGATGACGATTTACGAAGAAAACTGTGATCGCATCAATGTGCTGCAGCACTCGCGCCGCCCATTGCCCGAGCGCATCGTGCCCGCCATGAAAGAGCATTTACACATTCTGGATATGCTTCAGGCAGGCAATCCCGAAGCAGCGATGGAGGCCGTGCGCCACCATCTGGCACAAACGCTGCGATGGTGGGGTGCGGTCGACGCTTAATTCACCATCACGGGCTCTTGTTCCAGCTCCACGCCGAAACGCTCCCGAACAGAGCCCCGAATCGCTTGGGCCAGACGTTCGATATCATGGGCCGTCCCGCCGCCATGATTCACCAGCACCAAAGCCTGACGATCATGCACGCCCACGGCGCCATCGCGCTTGCCTTTCCAGCCACACTGGTCAATCAACCAGCCTGCTGCTAACTTGCATTGGCCTTGCCCAACCTCATAAGAAACCAAATTGGGCCATTGCTGCTTCAAGGCATCACGCTGCTCGGTCTGCACCACAGGATTCTTGAAGAAACTGCCCGCATTACCCAAAACACGAGGGTCAGGCAATTTTTGACGACGAATCTCGCAAACCGCATCAAAAATACGTTGAGGATCTGGCTCCCCCGCCCAGTGAGCTTGCTTATTAAGATCGGGATACTCCAGCACCGGCGTCCACTGACGCGGCAAGGCAAAGCGCACGGCCAGAATCAACCAGCTACCGGCTGGATCGTGCTTGAAGCGGCTGTCCCTATAGGCAAAGCCGCACTCGGCCGCAGACAGTTCCACCTCTTTACCCTCTTTAAAGCTCCAGGCCAGTACGCTGTGCACCCGCTGCTCCAGCTCCAGACCATAAGCACCAATATTCTGAACCGGAGCCGCGCCCACCGTACCAGGAATCAACGCCAGATTTTCCAGACCAGGCCAGCCCTGCCTCAAGCAATACTGCACAAAGTCATGCCAGCACTCGCCTGCCTGCGCTTCCACAATATAGGCATCATCTCGCTCTTGCAGTAAACGGACCCCTTTGTTTTCGACCTTGATCACCAGGGCATCCACTTGTTCGGCCAGCACCACATTGCTGCCACCGCCCAGCACAAAGACTCGCTCCCCCTGCTCCACCAACATGTGCAAGACAGGTAGCTGGGTAACATGGTCATACACCACCAGGTCGCGCGCGCGGCTGCCCAAACCCAAGGTATTAAAAGAGCTCAAATCCACATTACGCTGCCTGTCCACGGCCTTGTCTCACGATCAAAGAAAGCAGTAAGCATAGCTCGGACAGCCTGTTTTCCGGAAAAATTTACAGAATCTATTGACAAGCTTGTTTTCTGCAGTTTATAGTTACGTTCTTGCTTAGCGCAGCGTCGGTTTCGCAGCAAAAGCAGTTTAAAAATAGGCAAGTTTGTTAGGCAGTACAGATAAAAAGCACAAGCGATCAAAAGCGTAAGCAAAATATCAAAACCACTTGACAAACAAATATAGCCACTCTAAACTAGCTTTCTTTACTTAATAAGCAAAAGCTAATAAGTAAATCGCTGACAACAGATTCAATCTGCACAGCAAAATGCGGGAGTAGCTCAGTTGGTAGAGCGCAACCTTGCCAAGGTTGAGGTCGCGAGTTCGAGACTCGTCTCCCGCTCCAGATTCCTAAGGGAAGCCTAGGCTTCCCTTTTTAATCGACCACGGCGCAATGGCAGAGTGGTTATGCAGCGGATTGCAAATCCGTCTAGGTCGGTTCGATTCCGGCTTGCGCCTCCAGTAATTCTGGTCACAAGTCGGTAGTGCAGTAAAAAATGCGGGAGTAGCTCAGTTGGTAGAGCGCAACCTTGCCAAGGTTGAGGTCGCGAGTTCGAGACTCGTCTCCCGCTCCAAATTCAAAAAGCCCAAACTTCAGTTTGGGCTTTTTTTCGTCCTGCCCTTTCCCTTCCCCCCTCCGTTTCACCCACGTGCCACCGCAACGACGGCCTGCTGCTGCCTGCTTATTACGTATAAGCACCTACGTATAGATAAGACAACACGGCCCTCCTAGGGGTATAACTGTCTGTAAAGTGCGGTTACATAGAACAAGCCGGGAGGCACCATCCTCCAACCATAAACGTAATCGATACGGCCCCCAGTGATTGATTATTTTTACAGCTTAATCTATGGAGTACAGGACACTATGAAATCCCTCTCCTCCCCGGTACCTGTCGAAGAAGATCATCGCCTACGCCTCCTGGCAGAGTACAAACTGCTGGACACCCCTCCTACAGAGGAGTTTGACCAACTCGTTAACTTAGCAGCCAGACTATTCAAAGTACCGATCGCTCTGATCTCACTGATCGATAGGGATCGACAGTTTTTCAAGGCACGGGTTGGTATTGATATACGCGAAACAAGGCGGGCGGATTCGTTTTGCACGAATACCATCCTGTCCAATGACATTTTGCTTGTCCCAGACACCCTGAACGCCCCCCACTTTGCCCCCAACCCGTTCGTCACTCACCCGCCATACGTTCGCTTCTACGCAGGAAAACCACTACTGGCCCCAACGGGGGAGCGATTGGGCACGGTATGCCTGATGGATACCAAGCCGCGTCATGCCTTCACCGAAAATGATCGTGCCAACCTTTCCGACCTGGCAACCCTGGTGATGGCACGAATGGAAGCGCACCGCCTAGAACACACTCAATCCGTTGGCAAAGCCCGTTTTGAAAACATCGCAGCCACCTCTCCCGATGCCATCATCTGCTCTGACGAACATGGCCGCATCACGTTCTGGAATCGCTCTGCTGAGAAAATCTTTGGCTATTTAGCACACGAGACCCTTAACCAGCCAGGATCGATTATTTTGCCCGACAACTGGCGTAAGGTTTACGAAGCAGAGCTTTTACGCTTGCAACAGGGCGAGCGAATGAAACTTGCTGACCGCACGATCGAACTATCCGCTTTGCGTAAGGATGGAACGGAGTTCCCGGCAGAGTTCTCATTATCGACCTGGATTGAAGCAGACTCCACCCATATCGGTGCCATTGTGCGGGACATCACGGAGCGACGGCATCATGAAGAAAGGCTATTCCAGCTAGCCTCGCTAGACTCCCTTACCAACCTCGCCAGTCGGGAAATATGGCGGGCACGCCTTGCCCAAACACTGGCCGACGAAACCCCTGCAACCATCTTGTTGATTGAGCTGGACGACTTCAAGGAAATCAACGATACCTTCGGGCACGCGGCAGGCGATGCCGCCCTCAAACACATCGCCCAGCATATAAAGTCGACCTTTCCGAACGCCATTAAACTTGCTCGATTCGGTGGTGACGAGTTTGTCGCCTTGCTACCCGGGAACGACGTACAGGCAGCGCAACGCGCCGCACAAACATTGATCAACACCGTTACAACACCCTTTACCTTTACCGGCCAGTCTTTTGAAACCAATATCAGCATTGGCGTGGTTCTCGCTCCAATGCACGGTACCAGCGCCGAGGATATTCTGAGCGCAGCCGATCTGGCACTCCATAAAGCAAAATCAGCCGGCAAAAGGTACTACGAGGTATTCTCCCCGACCTTGCGCAAGGTCGCTGTCGCACGCAGATCGTTCGAGCGAGAATTACGCCTGGCTTTTGAGAACGGTGAGTTTGAGCTCTTCTACCAAGCCCAAGTATCAGCACACACCAGGCTGCTGACCGGAGCAGAAGCACTGATTCGGTGGAACCACCCCACAAGAGGTCTGTTAACCCCGGTCTCTTTTATTGATGTGCTCAACGAAAAGCAATCTGCGCCTGCGATAGGAGAATGGATACTACACACGGCCTGCCGTCAGGCCGTTGGCTGGCAAGCGACTATCCCGGATTTTCGTATTGGCGTAAACCTGTTCGAGGCGCAACTACGTACCAATCGCCTGCTCTCTACAGTCAGCTCCCTACTGGCTGAAACAGGTCTGCCGGCCAGTTCCCTCGAACTGGAGATTGTGGAAACCTCCTTTCTTCGCAATGAAGCAGTCACAAAAAAACTATTTCATAACTTACGCGACATCGGCGTGGGGCTGGCCTTCGACGACTACGGGACAGGCTACGCATCATTAAGTTTGCTCAAAACCTATCCGGTCAGCCGTCTAAAAATCGACCGATCGTTCATCCGCCATGTCTGCGAAAATACCGGAAGTGCTGCACTGGTCAAGGCCATTATCTACTTGGCCAAAAACTTTGACCTGGATGTCATTGCAGAAGGCGTGGAAACGGAAGAGCAAATCCTATTCCTTAAAAATAATAAATGCCTGGAAGTACAAGGCTATCTTTTTGGAAGACCTGTCTCGGCAGAAACATTCACAGCGCAATTTGTCGAGCACAAGGGTCCGCTCAACGTTCCACACGCCAGGCAACAAGCCAGCACAGCATCCACCGCACAAGGCATGGCTGACAGAGATGGCCCTTGATCTTGGTATCGCTGTCTTTTAAGGAAACAATCGGAATACTTCATCTCGCCGGATACTGCCCTTCATGACACCCCAAACTGCCATCCGAATGGCTGACTACAACAGCCAAATGAACCGTCGTCTTTATCAGGCCGCAGCTCGCTTGTCCCCAGAACAACTGCATCAAGACCGTGGCGCCTTCTTTGGTTCGCTGTTCAAGACCATGATGCACATGGCGGTTGGGGACACCATCTGGTTGCACCGCTTTGCCCAGCATCCTGATGCTCACGCCTTGCACGAAGCAATTGGAGCATTTTCCAAACCGCTTGCACTGGACCAGCAGTTGTTCGACACCTTGGCGGAACTGGATCAGTACCGTCGCACACTGGATCTGATCATTACTGCTTGGGCGGCCACGCTGACACCGGAACAACTGGGCCAAACGCTACGCTATCGCAATATGGCGGGCCAGAGCATGGAGAAGGATTTTGCACTTTTGGTGACGCACTTTTTTAATCACCAGACTCACCATCGCGGTCAAGCCAGCACCTTGTTGTATCAAGCGGGTGTCGATATTGGGGTGACTGATTTAATGGCTTTGGTGTCCTGAATTTTGTAGCTCGCCGGCTTCAAGGCAAACGGACAGCACTGTTCTTGTCGCTCAAGGGCCGCAAGATTTCTATGTCTGAGATAGCGCAACTCAAGTATCCGCTTCCAATGAATAAAGCCTGCCTGTCATCGCCAAGCAGGCTTTTGTATCAAGCAATCCTGCCTGCTCATTTCACCCTTAATACTGCGCCCGCAAGGACAGCATCACGTTCTGTGGTGCCCCGTACCAGCCCTGGTTATAAAACCCGATCTGCGAGTAATACTTTTTATCGAACAGGTTGTTCACATTCAAGGTGGCCGAAACGCGCTTGTTGAAGTCATAGCTTGCCATCAGATTCACGATGGCATAGCTGCCCTGCTCCACATTCACCACTTTGCGGCCGGGTGCC is a genomic window containing:
- the fur gene encoding ferric iron uptake transcriptional regulator, which codes for MNDQNELKNMGLKATFPRLKILDIFRRSDQDGQRHLSAEDVYRLLIAEEVDIGLATVYRVLTQFEQAGILVRSQFDGGKAVFELNDGDHHDHLICTNCGAVEEFTDSNIEARQHQVAQDHGFVLESHTMLLYGICPKCSEAGKQVKPGLRS
- a CDS encoding outer membrane protein assembly factor BamE, with protein sequence MITILFLLGHFVQKKANSFTPVIRAVLAASLAAAALSACGSSKWGFPYRADIQQGNWITAEQVARLQSGMTREQVRYLLGSPTLQDIFHADRWDYPYLNQPGYGKTEQRTFTVWFEGDTLVRWQGDEQPDRQPFERSDTGKKQTPPPADAENAAPTPSVSGNQPTL
- the dapB gene encoding 4-hydroxy-tetrahydrodipicolinate reductase; the protein is MRIAIAGADGRMGRMLIEAVLNSTDLTLTAALDHSGSKAIGQDAGAFLGKDTGLKITDDLNALAQADCLIDFTRPEGTLAHLDACVQHGTRLVIGTTGFSEAEKQQILAAGREIAIVFAPNMSVGVNATLKLIEMAAALLNQGYDAEVFEAHHRNKVDAPSGTALAMGEAIAKTWGESLNDVADWARHGHTGARQDGRIGFSVVRGGDIVGDHTVFFCGEGERIEISHRSSSRAGYANGSLRAARFLGDKSTGLYTMQDVLGL
- a CDS encoding GntR family transcriptional regulator, which translates into the protein MNIPSSSDDMLLATQAFQAFRHLLATGQVRAGQMVSMAELMKLSDFPLAPVREAVKRAAAAGLVSILPKRGVLVLEATTEALRECFQLRCVFDQEGARILASCATPPALEGLRDKHEKILEQAQSGLVTTSLQIQAMEVDWALHRYLAQALQNRSAMTIYEENCDRINVLQHSRRPLPERIVPAMKEHLHILDMLQAGNPEAAMEAVRHHLAQTLRWWGAVDA
- the murB gene encoding UDP-N-acetylmuramate dehydrogenase, which translates into the protein MDRQRNVDLSSFNTLGLGSRARDLVVYDHVTQLPVLHMLVEQGERVFVLGGGSNVVLAEQVDALVIKVENKGVRLLQERDDAYIVEAQAGECWHDFVQYCLRQGWPGLENLALIPGTVGAAPVQNIGAYGLELEQRVHSVLAWSFKEGKEVELSAAECGFAYRDSRFKHDPAGSWLILAVRFALPRQWTPVLEYPDLNKQAHWAGEPDPQRIFDAVCEIRRQKLPDPRVLGNAGSFFKNPVVQTEQRDALKQQWPNLVSYEVGQGQCKLAAGWLIDQCGWKGKRDGAVGVHDRQALVLVNHGGGTAHDIERLAQAIRGSVRERFGVELEQEPVMVN
- a CDS encoding EAL domain-containing protein, which translates into the protein MKSLSSPVPVEEDHRLRLLAEYKLLDTPPTEEFDQLVNLAARLFKVPIALISLIDRDRQFFKARVGIDIRETRRADSFCTNTILSNDILLVPDTLNAPHFAPNPFVTHPPYVRFYAGKPLLAPTGERLGTVCLMDTKPRHAFTENDRANLSDLATLVMARMEAHRLEHTQSVGKARFENIAATSPDAIICSDEHGRITFWNRSAEKIFGYLAHETLNQPGSIILPDNWRKVYEAELLRLQQGERMKLADRTIELSALRKDGTEFPAEFSLSTWIEADSTHIGAIVRDITERRHHEERLFQLASLDSLTNLASREIWRARLAQTLADETPATILLIELDDFKEINDTFGHAAGDAALKHIAQHIKSTFPNAIKLARFGGDEFVALLPGNDVQAAQRAAQTLINTVTTPFTFTGQSFETNISIGVVLAPMHGTSAEDILSAADLALHKAKSAGKRYYEVFSPTLRKVAVARRSFERELRLAFENGEFELFYQAQVSAHTRLLTGAEALIRWNHPTRGLLTPVSFIDVLNEKQSAPAIGEWILHTACRQAVGWQATIPDFRIGVNLFEAQLRTNRLLSTVSSLLAETGLPASSLELEIVETSFLRNEAVTKKLFHNLRDIGVGLAFDDYGTGYASLSLLKTYPVSRLKIDRSFIRHVCENTGSAALVKAIIYLAKNFDLDVIAEGVETEEQILFLKNNKCLEVQGYLFGRPVSAETFTAQFVEHKGPLNVPHARQQASTASTAQGMADRDGP
- a CDS encoding DinB family protein codes for the protein MTPQTAIRMADYNSQMNRRLYQAAARLSPEQLHQDRGAFFGSLFKTMMHMAVGDTIWLHRFAQHPDAHALHEAIGAFSKPLALDQQLFDTLAELDQYRRTLDLIITAWAATLTPEQLGQTLRYRNMAGQSMEKDFALLVTHFFNHQTHHRGQASTLLYQAGVDIGVTDLMALVS